In the genome of Chelmon rostratus isolate fCheRos1 chromosome 24, fCheRos1.pri, whole genome shotgun sequence, one region contains:
- the arl4ca gene encoding ADP-ribosylation factor-like 4Ca gives MGNSFSNLGAFQSLHIVMLGLDSAGKTTVLYRLKFNEFVNTVPTIGFNTERIRLGGAGASRGISCHFWDVGGQEKLRPLWKPYSRCTDGIVYVVDSVDAERLEEARTELHKITRFSENQGTPLLVIANKQDLPRALDVGEIERQLALAELSPSTPYHVQPACAIIGEGLDEGMDKLYEMIVKRRKSLKQKKKRQ, from the coding sequence ATGGGGAACAGTTTCTCCAATTTGGGTGCCTTCCAGTCCTTGCACATAGTCATGCTCGGCTTGGACTCTGCGGGTAAAACCACCGTGCTGTACCGGCTGAAATTCAACGAGTTTGTCAACACTGTGCCCACCATCGGCTTCAACACGGAGAGGATCCGGCTGGGCGGCGCGGGGGCCTCCAGGGGCATCAGCTGTCACTTCTGGGACGTCGGGGGCCAGGAGAAGCTGCGGCCCCTGTGGAAGCCCTACAGCCGCTGCACGGACGGCATCGTCTACGTGGTGGACTCCGTGGACGCCGAGAGGCTAGAGGAGGCCCGGACCGAGCTGCACAAGATCACTCGGTTCTCGGAGAACCAGGGGACCCCGCTGCTGGTCATCGCCAACAAGCAGGACCTGCCCCGGGCGCTCGATGTCGGGGAGATAGAGAGGCAGCTGGCCCTGGCTGAGCTGAGCCCCTCCACCCCGTACCACGTCCAGCCGGCCTGCGCCATCATAGGAGAGGGGCTGGATGAGGGCATGGACAAGCTGTATGAGATGatagtgaagaggaggaagtcgctgaagcagaagaagaagaggcagtgA